The proteins below come from a single Vibrio diazotrophicus genomic window:
- a CDS encoding DUF3369 domain-containing protein: MDLFADMRGSSVSEIKEPQLVVKTWKVLLVDDDQEMHQVTKLALSGFLFQDRPLELISALSGDEARKVMEDRDDVALALIDVVMESEHAGLELVRYIREHLNNKMTRLVLRTGQAGQAPEDKVIQEYEIDDYKEKTELTTQKLRTLLYSMLRSYRDLCLIEEQKQGLSRVIEASAKVQNTTTLKTYASSVLSQMTSLLKLNASAFYCIVKPRSEGEEARPFTLAATGEYVDCYQDCAFEVLPEDVVKRCRKVLETKQSEDFGKAYICYLHDERGADNLLYVNLNEELSELDKQLLQIYMYNIGLTFEKINLMEDLKETSKELVYNLANAVEARSKETGAHVQRVSLFCEKLALLYGLSESEATLIRSASPLHDVGKVAIPDSILHKPGKLNAEEWAEMQKHVEYGVDILSKSKRPLMVVAKEIAATHHEKWNGEGYPNKLKGENIPICGRITALADVFDALGAKRVYKEAWSDEEIKRELLAQRGQHFEPKLVDLLLDNWDAFVEIRSTWPD; encoded by the coding sequence ATGGATTTATTTGCTGACATGCGTGGCAGCTCGGTGTCTGAGATAAAAGAACCCCAACTGGTTGTTAAAACGTGGAAAGTTTTATTGGTGGATGATGACCAAGAAATGCATCAAGTCACCAAGTTGGCACTTAGCGGTTTCTTATTTCAGGATCGCCCACTTGAATTGATTTCAGCTTTATCTGGCGACGAAGCGCGTAAAGTCATGGAAGACCGTGACGATGTGGCTTTAGCTTTGATCGACGTGGTGATGGAAAGTGAACACGCAGGCCTCGAATTAGTTCGTTACATCCGCGAACATCTCAACAATAAAATGACTCGTCTGGTATTAAGGACGGGGCAGGCTGGTCAGGCACCGGAAGATAAAGTCATTCAAGAATATGAGATTGATGACTACAAAGAGAAAACCGAACTGACTACGCAGAAGCTACGTACGCTGCTTTACTCTATGCTCAGATCTTATCGAGACTTGTGTCTGATTGAAGAACAAAAGCAAGGGCTTAGCCGCGTGATTGAAGCATCGGCCAAGGTACAAAACACCACAACCCTTAAAACCTACGCATCCTCTGTTTTGAGTCAAATGACCTCTTTGCTGAAACTTAATGCCTCGGCTTTCTACTGCATTGTCAAACCTCGTAGCGAAGGGGAAGAAGCCCGCCCGTTTACGCTAGCGGCGACAGGTGAGTATGTTGACTGCTATCAGGATTGTGCGTTTGAAGTGTTACCTGAAGATGTCGTTAAACGTTGTCGAAAAGTGCTTGAAACCAAGCAGTCTGAAGATTTCGGTAAAGCTTATATTTGTTATCTTCACGATGAGCGGGGCGCCGATAACCTCCTCTATGTGAACCTGAATGAAGAACTGTCAGAACTGGATAAACAGCTGCTGCAAATTTATATGTACAACATAGGGTTAACCTTCGAAAAAATTAACCTTATGGAAGATCTCAAAGAGACATCTAAAGAGTTGGTATACAACTTGGCAAACGCAGTAGAAGCACGCAGCAAAGAAACAGGAGCACATGTACAAAGGGTCTCTCTGTTCTGTGAAAAACTCGCGCTTTTGTATGGTTTATCCGAGTCAGAAGCTACGCTTATCCGCAGTGCTTCTCCTTTACATGATGTTGGCAAAGTGGCTATTCCTGATAGCATCTTGCATAAGCCCGGAAAACTGAATGCTGAAGAATGGGCTGAAATGCAAAAGCATGTCGAATACGGTGTTGATATTCTGAGTAAATCGAAACGGCCATTGATGGTTGTGGCGAAGGAAATTGCCGCAACTCACCATGAGAAATGGAATGGTGAAGGGTACCCTAACAAGCTTAAAGGCGAAAACATTCCGATTTGTGGCCGCATTACCGCGTTGGCGGATGTGTTTGACGCGCTAGGTGCTAAGCGTGTTTACAAAGAAGCGTGGTCAGATGAAGAGATTAAGCGCGAGTTGCTGGCGCAAAGAGGCCAGCATTTTGAACCTAAACTGGTCGATCTTCTCCTCGATAACTGGGATGCATTCGTAGAAATAAGATCGACCTGGCCAGATTAA
- a CDS encoding PAS domain-containing sensor histidine kinase: protein MNKSRQFIESDNNPFYSRIGRRIIIILVLLSGAVTLVATLAQTYFDYKSEFNDVDQRHHEIEVIHSELLSASLWDYDLVLLQHRLDSLVELPKLNYLRIESGKYKFEAGTPVVDSVVTSTYPLKHINPDSGQMQQLGTIYIESSAQEIYNDLIKQFIITLLVNAAKTLFVCAVILMVFHESINRRIFAVAHYLRKYNPRHPAEKLSLEHKKWIMEKDDELDWLAEETNAITSNVTTLYRNIKFEQERFADFTQVSSDWLWETNMEGYLTYISEPMREMLEIDEFTRPTFAQIPWFVDVTELLRALETKQDFSKCEQHLKIDGYDIYMMFQGIARYENDKFIGYRGTTINITQLKSTQLELQTLNFNLEKTVDERTSDLKQSMEHLQRTQDQLIESEKLAALGGLVAGVAHEVNTPLGIAVTATSVIQEVKNELNSAFASQTLTSTQFSELMQRLADSSSLLESNLNRAAKLVRDFKQTAVDQVSEQRSQFRIHQVIEALIASLHSETRKIPVEPQIQGNEQLMMTSLPGVMTQILTNLIMNSLNHAFKDVSQPSIVIHFYEQDDNIVLEYRDNGCGVAPELHQKIFEPFFTTKRGVGGSGLGLNLVFNLLKKKLKGDLQFESDIGQGVHYTFTMPKVLIQEAKD, encoded by the coding sequence ATGAATAAGAGCCGGCAATTCATCGAAAGTGACAACAACCCGTTTTATAGCCGTATTGGCCGAAGAATTATCATTATTTTAGTTTTGCTCAGCGGTGCCGTAACACTGGTTGCGACTTTGGCACAAACCTACTTTGACTACAAAAGCGAATTTAATGATGTCGACCAACGCCATCATGAGATTGAAGTTATCCACTCCGAACTCCTTTCCGCTTCCTTATGGGATTACGATTTGGTGCTGCTGCAACATCGCCTGGATAGCCTAGTTGAGCTGCCTAAATTGAATTACCTGAGAATAGAATCAGGCAAATACAAATTTGAAGCGGGAACACCCGTTGTCGATAGTGTGGTAACCAGCACCTACCCTTTGAAGCACATCAATCCTGATAGTGGTCAAATGCAGCAACTGGGCACAATTTACATCGAATCTAGTGCGCAAGAAATTTATAACGACCTCATCAAGCAGTTCATCATCACGCTGCTAGTGAATGCGGCTAAAACCTTGTTTGTCTGTGCTGTGATACTTATGGTCTTCCATGAAAGCATCAACCGCCGAATTTTTGCTGTTGCCCATTATTTGCGTAAATATAACCCTCGTCATCCAGCAGAAAAGCTATCACTGGAACACAAAAAATGGATCATGGAAAAAGACGATGAGCTGGATTGGCTGGCCGAAGAGACCAACGCCATCACCAGTAATGTCACAACCCTTTATCGCAATATTAAATTCGAGCAAGAACGCTTTGCTGATTTTACCCAGGTGTCTTCAGACTGGTTGTGGGAAACCAATATGGAAGGGTATCTGACTTATATCTCTGAACCTATGCGTGAGATGCTCGAAATTGATGAGTTTACCCGCCCTACGTTCGCTCAAATCCCTTGGTTTGTTGATGTCACAGAGCTGCTTCGCGCTTTAGAAACCAAGCAAGATTTTTCCAAGTGTGAACAACACCTAAAGATTGACGGCTATGACATCTACATGATGTTTCAGGGCATAGCTCGTTACGAGAATGACAAGTTTATCGGTTATCGTGGTACCACCATCAACATTACTCAGCTCAAATCAACTCAGTTAGAGTTACAGACGCTGAACTTTAACTTGGAGAAAACCGTAGACGAACGAACTAGCGACTTGAAACAAAGCATGGAACACCTTCAACGCACACAAGATCAATTGATCGAGTCTGAAAAACTGGCGGCTTTGGGTGGCCTTGTCGCAGGCGTCGCACATGAAGTAAACACACCGCTAGGGATTGCAGTGACTGCCACCTCTGTGATTCAGGAAGTGAAAAATGAATTAAACTCAGCATTCGCCTCGCAAACCCTGACCAGCACTCAGTTTAGCGAACTAATGCAGCGTCTCGCAGACAGCAGTAGCTTATTAGAAAGTAATCTGAATCGTGCCGCCAAGTTAGTCCGAGACTTCAAACAAACCGCCGTGGATCAAGTATCTGAGCAACGCAGCCAGTTCCGTATTCATCAGGTTATTGAGGCTCTGATTGCCAGTCTGCATTCAGAAACGAGGAAAATACCGGTTGAGCCTCAAATTCAAGGTAATGAGCAGTTGATGATGACCAGCCTGCCCGGCGTGATGACTCAGATTCTGACTAACCTGATCATGAATAGCCTGAACCACGCCTTTAAAGACGTTTCGCAACCAAGCATTGTTATTCATTTCTACGAACAGGATGACAACATCGTTTTGGAGTATCGGGACAACGGCTGTGGTGTTGCCCCTGAGTTGCATCAGAAGATTTTTGAACCTTTCTTCACAACTAAACGGGGCGTGGGCGGCTCGGGACTGGGGTTAAACTTGGTCTTTAACCTGTTGAAGAAGAAGCTTAAGGGCGATCTTCAGTTTGAATCTGACATTGGGCAAGGTGTGCACTATACCTTTACCATGCCCAAAGTCCTGATTCAGGAAGCGAAAGATTAA
- a CDS encoding ABC transporter substrate-binding protein: protein MFRIALFICLLSSPVMAANILVIESYHAGFGWDAGYRQGLNESLASDHQLTFFEMDTKRIPSREYEQRAELAHQAYLELKPDLVVIGDDNALSYMLPKLYQEPIPIVFLGINSNPRELLTKYSGKAGVTGILERPFYTKTMAGVGEVLDSPKTNPKVLVMFDSGNTSKIAVRTIENQTALIKQNLSIDTQVQTFSTESEWRDAVLNAKRNEVSAIVVGLFQTLVDSNGESVPSEALLDWTSKNSEVPLFGFWDFSIGKGKAAGGVILDGRSQGIQAGNIAREILEKGLDASTFPIQAGHQGMEIYSAEEFKRWGLAPPNGWEAVDW, encoded by the coding sequence ATGTTTCGAATTGCACTGTTTATCTGCTTGTTATCGTCACCAGTAATGGCTGCCAACATTTTGGTGATAGAAAGCTATCATGCGGGATTTGGCTGGGATGCTGGATACAGGCAAGGGCTGAATGAAAGCTTAGCTTCCGATCATCAACTGACTTTTTTTGAAATGGATACCAAACGTATTCCAAGTCGGGAATATGAACAGAGAGCGGAGTTGGCTCATCAAGCTTATCTAGAATTGAAACCGGACCTAGTGGTTATCGGTGATGATAATGCATTGAGTTATATGTTGCCGAAGTTGTATCAGGAACCCATTCCTATTGTGTTTTTGGGCATTAACTCAAATCCCAGAGAACTGTTGACCAAGTATTCCGGAAAAGCTGGAGTCACGGGTATTTTGGAGCGTCCTTTTTATACGAAAACCATGGCCGGTGTCGGCGAAGTATTAGACAGCCCTAAGACGAATCCTAAGGTGCTGGTGATGTTTGATTCGGGCAATACTTCAAAAATCGCAGTACGAACCATAGAGAATCAAACGGCGCTGATTAAGCAGAATTTGAGCATTGATACACAGGTACAAACCTTTTCGACAGAAAGCGAGTGGCGCGATGCAGTATTGAACGCTAAACGCAATGAAGTAAGTGCGATTGTAGTTGGGCTATTTCAAACTCTTGTTGATAGTAATGGCGAGAGTGTCCCGTCCGAAGCACTGCTAGATTGGACATCCAAAAACAGCGAAGTGCCTTTATTCGGTTTCTGGGATTTCTCGATAGGTAAAGGCAAAGCAGCGGGTGGTGTGATATTGGATGGTAGATCTCAAGGCATACAAGCGGGCAATATAGCGCGTGAGATCTTAGAGAAAGGTTTAGACGCCAGCACTTTCCCAATTCAAGCCGGTCATCAAGGCATGGAAATTTACAGCGCAGAAGAATTTAAGCGCTGGGGGCTTGCGCCTCCTAATGGGTGGGAAGCGGTAGACTGGTAG
- a CDS encoding HopJ type III effector protein: MEIAALIEKLTLQPEQVEFQEVIATIDENFEFTPTAFVNGETVNAENQNNGSCKIFAFAQLQQLSVEQTLACFGDFYRKDVLENPDNDDHQNIRNFIRFGWAGVKFSGQALSAK; encoded by the coding sequence ATGGAAATTGCAGCCCTAATTGAAAAGTTAACCCTACAGCCAGAGCAAGTAGAGTTTCAGGAAGTCATCGCAACCATTGACGAGAATTTTGAATTCACGCCAACCGCATTCGTTAATGGCGAAACAGTCAATGCTGAGAATCAAAATAACGGTTCGTGCAAAATTTTTGCTTTTGCGCAGTTGCAACAGCTGTCAGTGGAACAAACACTGGCGTGCTTTGGTGATTTCTATCGTAAAGATGTACTAGAAAATCCAGATAACGATGACCATCAAAATATCCGTAATTTCATCCGTTTTGGCTGGGCTGGTGTGAAGTTTTCAGGTCAGGCATTGTCAGCGAAATAA
- a CDS encoding HAMP domain-containing methyl-accepting chemotaxis protein: protein MKLTISGKLQLSFLLLAVLFTVSAVVTYRNVSVLETHTNSLLQSDLPTVDTSRAIQQSIQATLSTVRAYMLLGSDEQTGENLKTKINTIISQTDESLPVLETLIQQQDYQNVVAHWNEVKASVNKIVEMTHTPENLPAHNLFTSEAAPIAEVALDQIQGLLNAESSNKEGEERKRLFKVYADSYNSLANALSAMRDFLLYGDPDYLTKYQDFIKAHKQSVSEIESKIDLLNEDDKSLWELFKEMQQLYFPLADQTIALRQSPDWNLVNQEMANVLVPAAEQLDISLEAVVAAQQSKADKSGEGINQSVHQVLTILVVALILVVIASLVVSTYMGRSIGRRVAQISKRAQLIASGDVSQQPLEVKGSDELSALTVSINSMNRALSDIVKGVTDKAGQVNDSMQALLTSSQQTLSQVKNQEQSIEQMETELEDVAQSTQHTLDQAQRSVETLSDSQHELTLGRESLEQNKATMASLHKTIEVTSELVAKLNLESQAIGKVTEVIEGLAEQTNLLALNAAIEAARAGDAGRGFAVVADEVRMLASRTTKSTTEINSIVNAIQSATGSVVKEIQRSQEMAEQGSEHIEEAVIKLVNSTDQISALNEQMLQLAAAANQQSEATRLITEHMQNVSTSMKDVDSISQNANKTSLQIRDRVTELNSEMAQFKLH, encoded by the coding sequence ATGAAGCTAACGATTTCGGGGAAGTTGCAGTTAAGTTTTTTACTTTTAGCCGTATTATTTACGGTTTCTGCGGTCGTAACCTACCGAAATGTCTCAGTATTAGAGACTCATACCAATTCACTTCTTCAGTCTGATTTGCCAACCGTCGATACCTCGCGAGCGATTCAGCAATCTATTCAGGCAACACTTTCTACTGTTCGCGCCTATATGCTATTGGGCAGTGATGAGCAGACGGGTGAAAACCTCAAGACTAAAATCAATACGATAATTTCTCAGACAGATGAATCGCTGCCAGTATTAGAAACGCTCATTCAACAGCAGGACTACCAGAATGTAGTTGCGCATTGGAATGAAGTGAAAGCCTCGGTAAACAAAATCGTCGAGATGACTCATACACCTGAGAATTTGCCTGCGCATAATCTGTTCACCAGTGAAGCGGCGCCAATTGCTGAAGTTGCATTGGATCAGATTCAAGGGCTGCTCAATGCGGAATCTTCAAACAAAGAGGGTGAAGAGCGCAAGCGTCTGTTTAAAGTCTATGCCGACAGCTATAACTCGCTGGCAAATGCGCTCTCTGCCATGCGTGATTTTCTATTGTACGGCGACCCTGACTATCTGACAAAGTATCAAGATTTTATCAAAGCCCATAAGCAGTCAGTGAGTGAGATAGAAAGCAAGATCGATTTGTTGAACGAAGATGACAAGTCACTATGGGAACTGTTTAAAGAGATGCAGCAGTTGTATTTTCCGCTTGCCGACCAAACCATTGCGCTTCGTCAGTCGCCAGATTGGAACCTAGTTAATCAAGAGATGGCGAATGTTCTGGTGCCTGCCGCTGAACAGTTGGATATCAGTTTGGAAGCGGTGGTCGCGGCTCAGCAAAGCAAAGCAGATAAAAGCGGTGAAGGTATTAATCAATCGGTTCACCAGGTTCTGACGATTCTGGTGGTGGCGCTGATCTTGGTGGTGATTGCATCTCTGGTGGTTTCGACCTACATGGGACGCAGCATTGGCCGCCGTGTGGCGCAAATTTCAAAACGAGCACAGCTGATTGCTTCTGGCGATGTTTCTCAACAACCATTGGAAGTGAAGGGAAGCGATGAGCTGTCAGCATTAACCGTTTCAATCAACAGCATGAATCGCGCTCTATCCGATATCGTCAAAGGTGTGACAGATAAAGCGGGGCAGGTGAATGACAGTATGCAGGCGTTACTCACATCCAGCCAGCAAACGCTTAGCCAAGTGAAAAATCAGGAACAGAGTATCGAGCAAATGGAGACGGAGCTGGAAGATGTCGCTCAGTCAACGCAACATACTCTTGATCAGGCGCAGCGTTCGGTAGAAACCCTGTCGGACAGTCAACACGAGTTAACTTTAGGACGTGAGTCCCTTGAGCAAAACAAAGCGACCATGGCTTCTTTGCACAAAACGATTGAAGTCACCAGCGAGCTAGTCGCGAAGTTGAATCTGGAAAGCCAAGCGATTGGTAAAGTCACCGAAGTGATTGAAGGATTAGCAGAGCAGACCAACTTACTGGCGCTTAACGCAGCGATTGAAGCGGCGAGAGCCGGTGATGCGGGCAGAGGTTTTGCTGTGGTTGCTGATGAGGTTCGTATGTTGGCCTCTCGCACGACTAAGTCAACCACCGAAATCAATAGCATTGTTAATGCAATTCAGAGTGCGACTGGGTCTGTAGTGAAAGAAATTCAACGCAGTCAGGAGATGGCAGAACAAGGTTCAGAACACATTGAAGAAGCGGTGATCAAGCTGGTTAATTCTACCGATCAAATTTCTGCTCTGAATGAACAAATGTTACAGTTAGCGGCTGCGGCTAATCAGCAATCTGAAGCAACCCGTTTGATTACTGAACATATGCAGAACGTGTCGACTTCGATGAAAGATGTGGATTCCATCAGCCAGAATGCGAATAAAACATCGCTGCAAATTCGGGATCGTGTAACCGAATTAAATAGCGAAATGGCTCAATTTAAACTGCACTAA
- a CDS encoding class II glutamine amidotransferase, translated as MCRWLAYQGSPIYLDELIFHPEHSLVHQSIEARKTVTRVNADGFGLGWYTERSTPGQFHEVLPAWGDENLRSLAHHIRSHRFMAHVRSSTGSRVSRSNCHPFIIDNWMFLHNGQIGEFAKVKYSLEHMLPEEIYIKQHGSTDSELIFLLMIMNGLFEQPVAAIRKTIYDIEQTMAKKGVTEPFKASICVSDGEQFWLVRYSSDQQPPTVFVKKQGEDIILASEPLANEPGWESVAPQTITHVLGNYCQTYQI; from the coding sequence ATGTGCCGTTGGCTCGCGTATCAGGGAAGCCCTATCTATTTAGATGAGCTTATTTTTCACCCTGAACACTCTCTTGTTCATCAAAGTATTGAAGCTCGAAAAACGGTTACCCGAGTCAATGCTGACGGGTTTGGATTAGGCTGGTATACCGAGCGTTCTACACCGGGGCAGTTTCATGAAGTGTTGCCTGCATGGGGCGATGAGAACTTGCGCTCTCTTGCGCATCATATTCGTTCACACCGCTTTATGGCTCATGTGCGTTCGTCTACGGGGAGTCGCGTTTCACGTAGCAACTGTCACCCATTTATCATCGATAATTGGATGTTTTTGCATAACGGACAGATTGGCGAATTTGCCAAAGTGAAATACTCGTTAGAGCACATGTTGCCGGAAGAAATCTATATCAAGCAGCACGGCAGTACCGACAGTGAGTTAATCTTTTTGCTGATGATTATGAATGGCTTGTTTGAACAGCCTGTGGCAGCCATTCGTAAAACTATCTACGACATTGAGCAAACGATGGCTAAAAAAGGGGTAACCGAACCTTTTAAAGCTTCTATTTGTGTCTCAGATGGCGAGCAATTCTGGTTGGTTCGCTATAGCTCGGATCAGCAACCACCAACGGTATTCGTAAAGAAACAAGGCGAAGATATCATTCTAGCGTCAGAGCCTCTGGCAAATGAACCCGGTTGGGAGAGCGTAGCGCCTCAAACCATTACCCATGTTTTGGGTAATTATTGTCAAACCTACCAAATTTAA
- the vctD gene encoding iron chelate uptake ABC transporter permease subunit VctD: protein MKRLLLSLMLVSVASLFVGVGNLSLTSLLNHDPMSWQLLWTSRLPRLLAILLAGAGLSIAGLIMQQVSQNRFAAPSTSGTIECAMLGYVLSLVFFGDGSQLWLIFSVAMFGTLVFVWFIQSIQFKNAIFVPLIGIVFGNVVDSTATFVAYKYDAVQNLSAWKVANFANILQGDFELLYIAIPIAVFSYLYAARISAVGMGKDFAVNLGLNYNQVLVIGVCLVSVLSASVVMIVGELPFLGLIVPNVVSHFYGDNLRANIPRTAAFGALLVLLCDLAGRVIIFPYEVPISMIISMLGGIAFILLITKGMRHAG from the coding sequence TTGAAAAGGTTATTGCTTTCTTTAATGTTGGTTAGCGTTGCATCACTGTTTGTGGGCGTCGGTAACCTCTCTCTCACTTCTCTTCTCAATCATGATCCTATGTCATGGCAGTTACTATGGACGAGCCGCTTACCTCGTTTACTCGCTATTCTATTGGCGGGCGCGGGTCTGAGTATCGCCGGTTTGATCATGCAACAGGTGAGTCAAAACCGTTTTGCTGCGCCTTCCACATCGGGAACTATAGAGTGCGCCATGCTGGGGTATGTGTTGAGCTTGGTCTTTTTTGGCGATGGTTCTCAACTGTGGCTCATTTTCTCTGTGGCTATGTTCGGTACGTTAGTTTTCGTCTGGTTTATCCAGAGCATTCAGTTCAAGAACGCCATTTTTGTTCCCTTAATCGGTATCGTATTTGGCAATGTCGTGGATTCAACTGCCACCTTTGTCGCCTACAAATACGATGCAGTCCAAAATCTCTCTGCATGGAAAGTGGCGAACTTTGCCAACATTCTGCAAGGAGACTTTGAACTGCTTTACATCGCTATTCCGATTGCGGTGTTTAGTTATTTATATGCGGCGCGTATTTCGGCGGTCGGTATGGGCAAAGACTTCGCTGTAAACCTTGGTTTGAACTACAACCAAGTGCTGGTGATCGGGGTTTGTCTGGTGTCGGTGTTGTCTGCCAGTGTTGTCATGATTGTGGGAGAGCTTCCGTTTCTTGGGCTAATTGTGCCGAACGTGGTGAGCCATTTCTATGGCGATAATCTTCGGGCAAACATTCCGCGCACCGCCGCTTTCGGTGCGCTTCTGGTGTTGCTGTGCGATTTAGCTGGCCGAGTGATTATTTTCCCCTATGAAGTCCCGATTTCTATGATCATCAGTATGTTAGGTGGCATCGCGTTTATTCTGCTGATTACAAAAGGTATGCGTCATGCAGGATAG
- the vctG gene encoding iron chelate uptake ABC transporter permease subunit VctG → MQDRIKLALLILVSMVFIGLFIGLGLTADNYQYFLSRRVPKVLAIVIAGIAIAQSSLAFQTITHNRILTPSIMGFDSLYLLTQTCIVVAFGGLSSFILNAYLNFSLSVSVMLLFSSLLFAFYFRKENQSLMMLLLLGVIFGQLFSNIASFFIMLMDPNDFASLQVTMFASFNNVNVDLVYFATPLLLLASVALFSMNRTLDVFWLDKDNAISLGVDVRKMTRNVLLLSAFLISISTALVGPIMFFGLLVTNLTREWFKSYQHRVLLLACSAMSVAALLAGQWMVEKVFHFSTTLSVIINFIGGIYFLSLLIRNKVV, encoded by the coding sequence ATGCAGGATAGAATTAAATTAGCCTTATTGATTTTAGTGTCGATGGTATTTATTGGATTGTTTATTGGTTTGGGTTTAACCGCTGACAATTACCAGTATTTTCTTTCGCGCCGAGTACCCAAAGTGTTGGCGATAGTGATAGCTGGTATTGCGATTGCTCAGTCCTCGCTAGCATTCCAGACCATTACCCACAACCGCATATTAACGCCAAGCATTATGGGTTTTGATTCCCTCTATTTGCTGACTCAAACCTGCATTGTGGTTGCATTTGGCGGCTTAAGTAGCTTTATTTTGAATGCGTATTTGAATTTTTCATTGTCTGTGTCAGTGATGCTGCTTTTTTCCAGTTTGCTGTTTGCTTTCTATTTCCGTAAAGAGAATCAGAGCCTGATGATGTTGCTGCTATTGGGCGTCATTTTTGGACAGCTTTTTTCTAACATCGCTTCATTTTTCATTATGTTGATGGACCCGAACGATTTTGCCTCTTTGCAAGTCACTATGTTCGCCAGTTTCAACAATGTGAATGTTGATCTGGTGTACTTTGCAACACCGTTACTTCTGCTGGCATCGGTTGCGCTGTTTAGTATGAACCGGACTTTGGATGTGTTTTGGCTCGATAAAGACAACGCCATCAGCCTTGGTGTAGATGTGCGTAAAATGACGCGCAATGTTCTCTTGTTAAGTGCTTTCTTGATTTCGATTTCTACAGCTCTGGTTGGCCCCATCATGTTTTTTGGTTTGCTGGTAACCAACCTGACTCGTGAGTGGTTTAAATCTTATCAGCACCGAGTTCTGCTTCTGGCCTGTTCTGCAATGTCGGTTGCTGCGCTGTTAGCGGGGCAATGGATGGTCGAGAAAGTGTTCCATTTCAGTACCACCTTAAGTGTCATCATTAACTTTATTGGCGGTATCTATTTCCTTTCACTCTTAATTCGTAACAAAGTGGTTTAG
- the vctC gene encoding iron chelate ABC transporter ATP-binding protein VctC codes for MIKLKNLTKMFGQQTVVNAASTQFEKGKVTSIIGPNGAGKSTLLSMASRLINRDAGEVWIDNRELVDWDTKALAKKLSVLRQANSLTMRFTVRELVSFGRFPYSKGKLTQDDQQVIDQSIEYLDLSDIEHKYLDELSGGQRQLAFIAMVIAQDTDYVFLDEPLNNLDIKHSLQIMSTIQRLAHELDKAVVVVIHDINFASCYSDRIIAMKKGEMVASGSVEEVIQAQVLSNIYETPFRVVEMEGKLMCLYHT; via the coding sequence ATGATCAAATTGAAAAATCTGACCAAAATGTTTGGTCAACAAACGGTAGTCAACGCTGCGAGCACTCAATTTGAGAAAGGGAAAGTTACCTCAATTATTGGCCCTAATGGTGCAGGGAAAAGTACGCTGCTATCGATGGCAAGCCGGTTAATCAATCGTGATGCTGGTGAGGTCTGGATAGATAACCGAGAGCTGGTGGATTGGGATACTAAAGCATTGGCTAAAAAGCTTTCTGTATTGCGCCAAGCGAACAGCTTAACCATGCGTTTCACTGTTCGGGAACTGGTTTCGTTTGGACGTTTTCCTTATTCAAAAGGCAAACTGACTCAAGACGACCAGCAAGTGATTGATCAGTCTATTGAGTATCTGGACTTGTCTGATATTGAACACAAATATCTTGATGAACTCAGTGGCGGTCAGCGTCAACTTGCGTTTATTGCCATGGTAATTGCTCAGGATACAGACTATGTCTTCTTGGATGAGCCGCTCAACAACCTCGATATCAAACACTCACTGCAAATCATGTCGACTATTCAGCGTCTCGCGCATGAGTTAGACAAAGCGGTAGTTGTGGTTATCCATGACATTAACTTTGCGTCCTGCTATTCCGACCGGATTATCGCGATGAAAAAAGGTGAGATGGTGGCATCAGGCAGTGTTGAAGAAGTCATCCAAGCGCAGGTGTTGAGTAATATCTACGAAACACCATTTAGGGTGGTAGAAATGGAAGGCAAACTGATGTGCCTGTATCACACTTAA